The following are from one region of the Actinomycetota bacterium genome:
- a CDS encoding ABC transporter permease subunit — protein MNRARVWTIARSDLRQLRRSPDFWAPMLAMAALFFVIIPTGLLLGITRLGSVPTVQKVSTALDFLPQKAQEQMAGANAAERTSYALAVYLFAPLAVIVPLTISTAVGANTLVGERERGTGDFLAHSPASEREIYFGKLVASLLPGYVCTLVGFAIYSLAVNLIVGPAVGGWFFPTLDWLVLMLWVIPPFLAITLSVVLRLSARVRSAAAAQQASGLVSLPLIMISYAQSSGSLSTGTRSGLLIGAVAWAVAVLGLVRGARAVTRPRLLGVDG, from the coding sequence GTGAACCGGGCACGCGTCTGGACGATCGCCCGCAGCGACCTGCGCCAGCTCCGGCGCAGCCCGGACTTCTGGGCGCCCATGCTGGCCATGGCCGCCCTGTTCTTCGTGATCATCCCCACCGGCCTGCTGCTGGGCATCACCCGCCTGGGCAGCGTCCCCACCGTGCAGAAGGTGTCCACCGCCCTCGACTTCCTGCCTCAGAAGGCCCAGGAGCAGATGGCCGGGGCCAACGCCGCGGAGCGCACGTCCTATGCCCTGGCCGTCTACCTGTTCGCCCCCCTGGCCGTGATCGTGCCCCTGACCATCTCCACGGCCGTCGGGGCCAACACGCTGGTGGGGGAGCGGGAGCGGGGGACGGGCGACTTCCTGGCCCACTCGCCCGCCTCCGAGCGCGAGATCTACTTCGGCAAGCTGGTGGCCAGTCTGCTGCCCGGTTACGTGTGCACCCTGGTGGGCTTCGCCATCTACTCGCTGGCCGTCAACCTCATAGTGGGCCCGGCCGTGGGGGGGTGGTTCTTCCCCACGCTCGACTGGTTGGTGCTCATGCTGTGGGTCATCCCTCCGTTCTTGGCCATCACTCTGTCGGTGGTGCTGCGCCTGTCGGCCCGGGTGCGCAGCGCGGCCGCCGCCCAGCAGGCCTCGGGCCTGGTCAGCCTCCCGCTCATCATGATCTCCTACGCCCAGTCGAGCGGCTCGCTCTCCACCGGTACCCGCTCGGGCCTGCTCATCGGGGCCGTGGCCTGGGCGGTAGCTGTCCTCGGGCTGGTGCGGGGCGCCCGGGCCGTCACCCGGCCCCGGCTGCTGGGCGTCGACGGTTGA
- a CDS encoding RICIN domain-containing protein, whose translation MSQWLVEKGSALLGSRTSRRNFLVRSAVVGSALAVAPVRFLTRPGTAYAAICHCAGTDCDCGSACCDGYTDFCCSVNNGENSCPPGSFPAGWWRADGSMFCNGPRYYVDCNVSCGNTSFSCECGRGDCNNRRAACNQFRYGNCHREIECFGPIVCRVVTCTPPYQLYSGCDQTTLWDNSTANHTANCPAPSPPPPPRPGDPIVSAHSAKVLDVAQVSQADGATIWQWSPTGADNQRWAAERQADGTYKIIAAHSGKVLDVADFSTADGGRVHQWTWHGGANQRWRVEDVGDGWSRIVNVNSGKVLDIAEFSQADGGRIHQWTWHGGANQRWRGLRVQSSPVPVLGNHITAAHSGKVLDVSGLSTADGAAVWQWSVTNGLNQRWAIERQLDGTYRFVALHSGKVLDVAEFSTADGAPVHQWTWHGGANQRWRIENLLDGSARITNVHSGKVLDVSGISADDGARIHQWTWHGGPNQRWRGVV comes from the coding sequence ATGAGCCAATGGCTGGTGGAGAAGGGGTCGGCCCTACTCGGGTCGCGCACTTCGCGGCGCAACTTCCTGGTGCGGTCGGCCGTGGTGGGGTCGGCCCTGGCCGTCGCGCCCGTTAGGTTCCTGACGAGGCCGGGGACGGCCTACGCCGCCATCTGCCACTGCGCGGGCACCGACTGTGACTGCGGGTCGGCGTGCTGCGACGGGTACACCGACTTCTGCTGTTCGGTCAACAACGGGGAGAACTCGTGCCCGCCGGGCTCGTTCCCGGCCGGGTGGTGGCGGGCCGACGGGTCGATGTTCTGCAACGGCCCCCGCTACTACGTCGACTGCAACGTCTCGTGCGGCAACACGTCGTTCTCGTGCGAGTGCGGCCGGGGCGACTGCAACAACCGGCGGGCGGCCTGCAACCAGTTCCGCTACGGCAACTGCCACCGCGAGATCGAGTGCTTCGGGCCCATCGTGTGCCGGGTGGTCACCTGTACACCGCCCTACCAGCTCTACTCGGGGTGCGACCAGACCACCTTGTGGGACAACTCGACGGCCAACCACACGGCCAACTGCCCGGCCCCGTCGCCTCCCCCGCCCCCCCGGCCCGGGGACCCCATCGTGTCGGCCCATAGTGCCAAGGTGCTCGACGTCGCCCAGGTATCCCAGGCCGACGGGGCCACGATCTGGCAGTGGTCGCCCACAGGGGCCGACAACCAGCGGTGGGCCGCCGAGCGCCAGGCCGACGGGACGTACAAGATCATCGCCGCCCACAGCGGCAAGGTCCTCGACGTGGCCGACTTCTCGACGGCCGACGGCGGCCGGGTCCACCAGTGGACCTGGCACGGTGGGGCCAACCAGCGCTGGCGGGTGGAGGACGTGGGCGACGGCTGGAGCCGCATCGTCAACGTCAACAGCGGCAAGGTGCTCGACATCGCCGAGTTCTCCCAGGCCGACGGCGGCCGTATCCACCAGTGGACCTGGCACGGCGGGGCCAACCAGCGCTGGCGGGGCCTGCGGGTGCAGAGCAGCCCCGTCCCCGTGCTCGGCAACCACATCACGGCCGCCCACAGCGGCAAGGTGCTCGACGTCAGCGGCCTCTCCACGGCCGACGGGGCCGCCGTCTGGCAGTGGAGCGTCACCAACGGCCTCAACCAGCGCTGGGCCATCGAACGACAGCTCGACGGCACCTACCGGTTCGTGGCCCTCCACAGCGGCAAGGTCCTGGACGTGGCCGAGTTCTCCACGGCCGACGGGGCCCCCGTCCACCAGTGGACCTGGCACGGTGGGGCCAACCAGCGCTGGCGGATCGAGAACCTGCTCGACGGTTCGGCCCGCATCACCAACGTGCACAGCGGCAAGGTGCTCGACGTCTCGGGCATCTCCGCCGACGACGGCGCCCGCATCCACCAGTGGACCTGGCACGGCGGCCCCAACCAGCGCTGGCGGGGAGTGGTCTGA
- a CDS encoding LLM class flavin-dependent oxidoreductase, which yields MRVGVSLRSRYEPPDVRTGARWMVEQASVAWSAGLDSLFVGDHHVTGGPYYQNVPMLGRLLAEWEGRTAGALFLLPLWNPVLVAEQVGTLASLAGGRFVLQAAVGDGEGQFAALGADLGGRAATFESSLAVIRTLLAGGEAGGARIGPLPPEPVDVWIGGTARRAIDRAARLGDAWLAGPELVVPRAAELVSYYLDRCATHSRLPAAVAVRRDVHIGQDTADAQRVARPILDRGYRGFDPDAVVVGGPDEVAEQFRALAAVGFTDVIVRPLSDDQADTLACLDRLGQVRASLHAAP from the coding sequence ATGAGAGTCGGGGTGTCGCTGCGCAGCCGTTACGAACCGCCTGACGTGCGCACGGGCGCCCGCTGGATGGTCGAGCAGGCATCGGTGGCTTGGTCCGCCGGCCTGGACTCGCTGTTCGTAGGCGACCACCACGTGACCGGGGGGCCGTACTACCAGAACGTCCCCATGCTGGGCCGGCTGCTGGCCGAATGGGAGGGGCGCACGGCCGGCGCCCTGTTCCTGCTCCCCCTGTGGAACCCGGTGCTGGTGGCCGAGCAGGTGGGCACCCTGGCATCGCTGGCCGGGGGCCGGTTCGTCCTGCAGGCCGCGGTGGGCGACGGCGAAGGCCAGTTCGCGGCCCTGGGGGCCGATCTGGGCGGGCGGGCGGCCACCTTCGAGTCGTCCCTGGCCGTCATCCGCACGCTGCTGGCCGGCGGCGAGGCCGGCGGCGCCCGGATCGGGCCCCTGCCGCCCGAGCCCGTCGACGTGTGGATAGGCGGCACGGCCCGCCGGGCCATCGACCGGGCCGCCCGCCTGGGCGACGCCTGGCTGGCCGGCCCCGAACTGGTTGTCCCCCGGGCCGCCGAACTGGTGAGCTACTACCTGGACCGGTGCGCCACCCACAGCCGGCTGCCGGCGGCCGTGGCCGTACGCCGCGACGTGCACATCGGCCAGGACACGGCCGACGCCCAGAGGGTGGCCCGCCCCATCCTCGACCGGGGTTACCGGGGCTTCGACCCCGACGCCGTGGTGGTGGGCGGCCCCGACGAGGTGGCCGAACAGTTCCGGGCCCTGGCCGCCGTGGGCTTCACCGACGTGATCGTGCGGCCCCTGTCGGACGACCAGGCCGACACCCTGGCCTGCCTCGACCGCCTCGGCCAGGTACGAGCCTCGCTCCACGCCGCCCCCTGA